In Aliidongia dinghuensis, the DNA window AAGATTGCGCGCCGGTTGACACAGAAGGGGGTGCGTCGGCGACCGCCGCGCCGATCAGGGGGAATGCCTTCCCCTCCAGGCTTTCCAGATTGCGATCCAGGTACTTCCAATTGGCGGACCGTTGACTTCCAATCAGCCGATACCGATAGCCAGACCCGATTTGGGCGATGATCCGACAGTCCGGAGGGGCAGAGGAACGCGCACTCTCGGCTCTTAACGGGATCTCGCAAGTTGTAGGCGGAGCGCTTCATACTCTTGGCAGAGTGCAATGTAGCGTGCGTCTAGTTCGGCAATATGGGATCGCCGCTCATCTGGATTCATTGTCGCGGCGGGCGTGGCGGCCTCCATGTAGCGAGCCGGTGAAAATGAGCAATTCGCGGGGTCCAGCTCTTCAAACGGAAGGACCCTCGAAAATCCCACATCGTCTCCCCATCGACGGTAACGTGACGTGATCCGCTCAATGGCCTCATCATCCAATACGGCTCGGTTGCCCTCGCGCCGTCCCAACTTCCGTGCATCCAAAAGGAGAATTCGGCCCTTCTGATCGTCAGGTTTGCGACGATTTAAGACGAGAATCGCAGTTTCAATCGTTGTCCCTGGAGCGAACACACGTTCCGGTAGTCCGAGGATGGCCTGAACGGAATCGTTCCGAACGAGGGCTTCGCGCAATTTCTGATCAGTGCCGCCGCGAGACAGGAATCCGTTGGGCACGATTATGGCCGCTGCTCCAGAATTTGATAGGCTGGCGAGAATTTCTTGGACATGGGCCGTTTCGCTGGACAGTCGGCCCACGAGCCCGCCGACCAAATTGCTCGTGCGCCGGGACAACCGTGATGCCGTATTGGGATCGAGGGCCATTCCGAACGGAGGATTGGTCAACACAAGGTCAAATCCATCCTTCGGGGCGAGCCGAGAAAATGCTTGATCTGCCAGGGTGTTGCCGATCGCCAGCTTGATATGCCTTTCACCACGGATCAGAAAGCGCATTTCGGCCCATGCCCATGCCTCACTGTTCATTTCCTGACCGAACAGTGCCGCGTGGCCGATCTGTTCGGCGGCTGCCGCTAGAAAGCCGCCGGTTCCGCATGCTGGATCAAAAATGGTCGTGGGTGAGCGATCGGAAAAGAGCGACGCGACAAGCCGCGTGAGTGAGGAAGGGGTATCGTGATGGTAGGCAAAGCCAAGTTCATCGAGCTTTGCCTCAAACCATTCCGGGAACCCTTCGACAGGCCAATTCTCCGATGCGATCCGGAGCCAATCGGTTAGAATGGCTGGCTCTATGCTCGACAGACCCGAGAGAAGATGCTGGCTCAACGGCTTTGTCTGCAGTCCTTTGTGCCTCTCAATGACTTCGGCCAACCTTAGAGCGGCGCTTGAGGGTTCGTCGATGGTATCGGGCAAAGATAGCTGATCGTGCCGCTGGAGGTAGATAAGGCCGAGCAGCGTCAGCGAGTGTTTGAAGGCTTGATATTTGGATGCACGACCGATGTCGGCCATGCGCTGCAACCGGTGCTCCCATTCCCTACGAGAGTCGGCACCTTTTGCGTGCTCAAATCGCATGTGCAGCGCTCATATACTGCGCGACCATTTCCATCGCCTCATCCTGACGGAGTCGAGCACAATTGACTGCAGTGCGATATTGCTCTTCTGCGACGGTTATGAATCGGACCAGATCGGACTGGATGCTGTTAGGCGGGAGAGGGATTGGCAATTCCTCCAAATCTCGAATATTGAGTGCCGATTGGGCCGTGCTCGTAACCCGGCTCAGAATCCGAGCATGGGTTGCCGGCTGGCGCAAATAAGCCCAGAGCAGTTCCGGCCGTAGGGCTGCGGCTTGGCCAAGGCGGACGATTATAAAGTTAGCGCTCGCGACGGCTCCCCAATGAGATTGCGGGACGACGGCGCATTTCATGAGCGTCCCTCGTGCGCTGACCAGAACATCGGCGGGACGCAGACGTTGCCGACCGTTTTGAGGGGTATCCGGGAAGCTGATCTGCTCCAGCTGGTCGACAGCCGAGAGCATGCCATCAATGACATCCTTCACGTGAATGATTGGGACCGTGCCGGCCCCTTGCGGCGTCTTCGGGAGGCGGCCCACGTTCACACCCATAAATAGGGTCTCGGCGATATTTTTGAGCATAACGGGCGGCGACCGGTCTTCCATCATACCAACCTACGGCAAAGGCCTGTTCTGCAGTATCAGGCGTACTGCATATTGACATACTCCAGATACTGCTGCAATCATCCCGTTGGCTAATGGTGGATGGACAGCAGCATGATCCGACGTCCGAAAGACCAATTTGGCTTGAACCTTGTCTGGGGCGAGCTGGAGCTGGTCGTAAAAATCAAAGGCTTGCGGGCGTTTCTCCGCTCGATGCTCCCGTTTCGGGGCATCGAATAAACGTTGCCTTGGGCAAGGTGAAGATATGAAGCGGTCGGCGGATTGGCTGGAGCGTGCTGTGTTTCGAGGCGCTGCCGGCGGAGCCGTCGCGCGGGGCGGGATCTATGTGGTCGCCGAAAGAATGTACCCAAGGAAGATCAGTGGGAGTTTCTTGGCAAGCGAAGCCACTGGACATAGATGTCTAGGGATGGCCTTGAATTTGCGATCCTCCCGGCGTATATGTGGCTTGCAGGAAGTCCTGTAGGCGACTTGCCCGGCCGTGTGTTTGGCAAGCGCCGTGGTTACCCGAGGCCCAAAGCTCCGGTTGCCGACCACAGACTTCCTCCTTCTTACTAGAGCCGCCTTCGGGCGGCTCTCTTCGTTTCAGGGCATCTGAATTCCGTAGAGCTCGCTCAGCGTCTTGGCCCTGATGGTGCCTCGGTTGATCCATTTGCGCGAGTAGCCGACGACATCGGCGAGCTGGAGCAATCGCGAGGCGGCGGAATCGATGGTCGCCAGCCGGTTGACCGCTCGGAACCGGCCGTCGTGCGCCCGCGACCGCTCGATCTCCGCCCTGAAGTCCGGATGGTCGTTATGGTGATTCTGGTCGGTGATCACCTCGACGTTCCCAATGGTATCCCGGCCGAGAACATCCCGCTGGAACCGCTTCAGGCCGATCTTCACGGTCTCGACCACGGCCTGGGCGTAGATGATCGGCCCGCTCCCCTCCCGCGGCGCGATCTTCTGATTGATCAATACGATCCGGTCCCTTGGCGCTTCCGTCCAGAAGCGGCGGAGCAGGCCTTGGAGGTACAGGTCGTCAAGATCGGCGGCGTGGATCTCGTTGGCGTTCGGCTCGAGGAGGCCGGTGAAGCAACGGTCGACTCGTCCGGCATCGCGGGCAAGCACCACCACGGCACCGAGGTACAGGTCCCCGGCGCCGGCGGTTCCGTACTCGTCGACGAAGCAGAGCACTTTCTTGTTAAGAGCGGTCGTCACGCTGTCACCGGCCTTTGCCGTCCCTTACCCATCAGGTCGTCGCGGTTGTCGGTGAGGCCTTGGCCGCAGGTCGGTAACCAGGCTTGGCGACCGCCTTCCGGCGCGCCTTTGCTTCCTCAGCTACTTCGCGGAATTGCGGCTCAAGCGTCTTCAGCTTTTCCACCAAGCCGGTGAGGTCATACTCGTTCGAGATCTTGCCGCGTCGGCTGACCTTGCGCTCGATCCGCTTGACGAAGCCCGCCTTCTCCAGGTCGGCAATATGCCGCTGCACCTGGCGCTCGCTCAAGGCGAGGCGGTCGGCAAGGTCCGCTTTTTTCGGGAAGGGCTTGCGACCCTGGTCCCACCAGAAGTCGGCGAGCTGCAGCAGCACCGCGAGTTGCGTCGGGTTGAGACCGAGCCGCCGCTGGGCGCGGAAAATCAGGGACGGCAGGACGCAGAAGCCGAGTGCCATCACGTCGGCGCCCCACTTTTTCTCGGATTGCCGCGTAGTCTTTGCCTTGCCCGCCGGCTTGGGGGTGACTTCGTCGTCATCTGTGCTAGTATCGTCGCTCATCGGGGAGCCTCATTTCGTCGAGTGCTTGAGCGACAAAGTGTTCTTCTCCGACAGGGATATCAATGGTGGCCGATTGGTCGCTGATGTCCGGTGCGACCGGACGTCCATGTCTCTTCAGGACCGGATGCGGATGTCCTGACATAAGCAGGACGCACGGTAATCCGGATTAACGGGCAACCGCGGATAACGTAGGACGGTAGGCGACCGGACACGGATGACCTGTCGAATTTGCGGTCTGTGCTGTCCGAAGCTCCCCGGCCTATGTCGTGTTTGTCGGCTAGGCGGCGGTCTGACCGACGGTTTGCGCCAACAGCTCCCTCAGCCGCGCCGCCTCTGGCCCATCCTCGGTGAGCTGGCGGGCCACGACCCGGAGGAGTTCCTCATCTCCCTTGGTCTTGGCGCTCTCGCGCTTTGCAGTCCGTGCGGGTTTTTCGTTCGGCTTACCGGCAAGAGCAGCCGCGAGCTTCCTCGTCACGCGGTTCGCGGCGCGCCGCGACGGATCATTTTGCACATGGGCATAGATCGCCGTGGATCTCGGGTTGGAATGGCCGAGAATCGCCCCGGTCAAGGCGAGCGCTTCACCGTTTGATATCGACGTTGAACCCATGGTGTGGCGCAAGGTATGCGGGGTGATACCGACCAGCTTCGCTTTCGCGATCGCCTTCCTCCAAACGCCCTTGATACCTTGGTAGTGTCCATCGCCGCGTTCGGCCGGGAACACGAATTCGGAATCACTTGATTGCTCGAGTAGGCTACGCAGAAGTGCGATGGCCGCCGCGCCAAGTGGCCGGACCGACTTTCCCGTCTTGCTGTCATCGAATTCGAGGAGGCCCTCGTTCAAGTTGACCTCTGACCGCTTCAATGCCGCGATCTCGTTGCGGCGGCAGCCGGTAAGCGCCCAAAGGCGAGCAATATTGAGCGCCTTCGAGTTGGCCCCTTCCTGCTCGAGTTCCTCAAGCGCAGCGCCGAGCTGGGACACCTCTTCGAGGGTTAGGAAGCGCTCTCGTTGATTGTCGGTCTTTCGGACAGCGGCGGTTTCGCAGGGGTTACGCGAAACAATCTCGCGACGCACGGCGAAGCTGAAGACAGCAGAGAGGTCGCGCACGACTTTACGCGCGATGCCCTCCCCACCGCGGACTATGATGCGCTTGCGAGGACCCACCTTCTCGTCACGAGCGGTTTTGCCGGCCGTGATGTCGCGGACCATTCGCTCGACGTCGCCGGCATTGGTCTCTGTGACCCGTTTGTGCCCGAGGAGGGGCTCTACGTGATTGCGGAGCCGGGCCATCGTGAACTGCTTGGTCAGCGGCTTCATCGGCATGCCCTGGCGCTTACCGCGCTGGATGACGCAACCTTCCTCCTCATAGAGGTCAAGGAGGCCTTTGATTTTCATCTCGGCGCGCTTTGCCCGCCGGTCGTCGGCTGGATCCTCGCCCTTCGCCACGCCACCGAGCACGACCTTTGCCTGCTTCCGAGCGGCGTCGGGTGTCAAAAGGCCATGTCGTCCGATCGTCACGAATCGCTGGGCGGCCGTCCGGCCACCACCCTCGGCACGATATCGAACGATAAAGGTCTTGGCGCCGCTCGTTTCGACCCGCAGGCCGAACCCCGAAAGCTCGCTGTCCCAAACGTAGTAGCGCTTGTCCTTCTTCTCGGCCGCATCGACCGTCCGCTTCGTCAGGAGGACTCCCACACGCTTAGCCATTACCTGCCTCCTACCGCTCCGCCAGGCGTTGGTCTTCTCGCTTTTGGTCAACACCTGGTCAACACCACGAGCGGAAAATCTGGACATAGCGTAGAGGGCTGTGGGATAGTCCGTCAATAGAAACTAATATAAATCAATGTGATGATAGGGGTGCGGGATACTGCAGGATAATCTTCGGATATATATCCTCAATCTTGCCAAGGTTGGGGTCGAGGGTTCGAATCCCTTCGCCCGCTCCAAATTTCCCTAGGGAAATCAGGACATTACGAGAGGGTCGCCGCGAGGCGGCCTTCGTCGTTTCTGGTGTGGTGTCCACCGTAGCGAAGATGGACACCATAAGCGTGTTCGCACTGCGAGCCGCGCATCATTGAAGTTCGGGCGTTCCCCATATATATTCCGACGTATCGGAAGGTTTTTTATGGAGGCCGTCATGAGCTCTGCTGCGGACATGCTGAAGCCGTCTGAGGCGGCGGTGGTCGCTCGCGTCGCGCTTCGGGACGTCAATCGGGTCATCGACGAGCACATCCTGCCGGAGGGGTTCTTCTCGCTCGATGACGGTCGGCGCGTCGCGGCGACCGCTTGCACGCTCATCGCGTTCTACTTCGATAGCGCCAAGCGCCTGACCTCGGAGGAGCGTCTGTTCGCTATCCGGGAAGCTGGGTCGCGCCTCTACAGATTCCGCACCCGCGCCCTTGCCTCGCTGGTCGAGGAGGATTGGATCGTGCGCGATGAATTCCTCACGATCGACCTGGCGCCCTTCGTCCGGCGGACCAATGAGCGCATGGAGCGTTTGGGGGCCGCCCGTGAGATCGTCCTATCCGATCCAGATGTGCTCGGGGGTGCGCCGATCGTTCGCGGCACGCGCGTCCCCGTTCATGACGTGGCCGCCTCAGTGGCGGCTGGCCTCCCGATGGATCGCATCCTTGCCGCCTATCCGTCCCTCGACACGGACAAGATCGAGCTTGCCGCCATCTACGCCGAAGCAAACCCTGCGCGGGGCCGCCCGAGGGCGACCGATGAGCTTCCCAAAGGCGCGGTCATCGTCGCCGAGCGGCGGGTCCCTCGCCGCAGGAAGGCGGGATGAAGTTTCTGATCGACGAGTGCCTGAGCCCCGAGCTGACCAAACTCGCGCATGCCAAAGGACATGGCGAGTCGTCCCATGTCGTTTGGCTCGGCCGGGCCGGCCTGAAGGACTGGGAGCTGAAACCGATCATTCTCGATGGGGACTGGACTTTCGTGACCAAGAACTCCGTCGACTTCCGCGGTCCAGCGGAACGACCGGGGGCAAAGGGCCAATACGCCGACGTCACCCTCCACGCCGGACTTGTCTGCCTCAACGGGCCGCCAGGTATGGATCTGGAGTTGCAAATCGAACTTTTCGAGCAGGCGCTCGACGAGCTTGAGGTCGACGCTGATCTCGTGAACCGGGTGTTGGAGATCACCTGGGAGGAGGATGCTCTCCACACCAGGCGCTATCAGCTTCCAGCGATTGAATCATAAAAGCTATTCTGTCGGGCG includes these proteins:
- a CDS encoding DUF3800 domain-containing protein, whose translation is MTTALNKKVLCFVDEYGTAGAGDLYLGAVVVLARDAGRVDRCFTGLLEPNANEIHAADLDDLYLQGLLRRFWTEAPRDRIVLINQKIAPREGSGPIIYAQAVVETVKIGLKRFQRDVLGRDTIGNVEVITDQNHHNDHPDFRAEIERSRAHDGRFRAVNRLATIDSAASRLLQLADVVGYSRKWINRGTIRAKTLSELYGIQMP
- a CDS encoding N-6 DNA methylase, coding for MADIGRASKYQAFKHSLTLLGLIYLQRHDQLSLPDTIDEPSSAALRLAEVIERHKGLQTKPLSQHLLSGLSSIEPAILTDWLRIASENWPVEGFPEWFEAKLDELGFAYHHDTPSSLTRLVASLFSDRSPTTIFDPACGTGGFLAAAAEQIGHAALFGQEMNSEAWAWAEMRFLIRGERHIKLAIGNTLADQAFSRLAPKDGFDLVLTNPPFGMALDPNTASRLSRRTSNLVGGLVGRLSSETAHVQEILASLSNSGAAAIIVPNGFLSRGGTDQKLREALVRNDSVQAILGLPERVFAPGTTIETAILVLNRRKPDDQKGRILLLDARKLGRREGNRAVLDDEAIERITSRYRRWGDDVGFSRVLPFEELDPANCSFSPARYMEAATPAATMNPDERRSHIAELDARYIALCQEYEALRLQLARSR
- a CDS encoding site-specific integrase, with product MAKRVGVLLTKRTVDAAEKKDKRYYVWDSELSGFGLRVETSGAKTFIVRYRAEGGGRTAAQRFVTIGRHGLLTPDAARKQAKVVLGGVAKGEDPADDRRAKRAEMKIKGLLDLYEEEGCVIQRGKRQGMPMKPLTKQFTMARLRNHVEPLLGHKRVTETNAGDVERMVRDITAGKTARDEKVGPRKRIIVRGGEGIARKVVRDLSAVFSFAVRREIVSRNPCETAAVRKTDNQRERFLTLEEVSQLGAALEELEQEGANSKALNIARLWALTGCRRNEIAALKRSEVNLNEGLLEFDDSKTGKSVRPLGAAAIALLRSLLEQSSDSEFVFPAERGDGHYQGIKGVWRKAIAKAKLVGITPHTLRHTMGSTSISNGEALALTGAILGHSNPRSTAIYAHVQNDPSRRAANRVTRKLAAALAGKPNEKPARTAKRESAKTKGDEELLRVVARQLTEDGPEAARLRELLAQTVGQTAA
- a CDS encoding DUF433 domain-containing protein encodes the protein MEAVMSSAADMLKPSEAAVVARVALRDVNRVIDEHILPEGFFSLDDGRRVAATACTLIAFYFDSAKRLTSEERLFAIREAGSRLYRFRTRALASLVEEDWIVRDEFLTIDLAPFVRRTNERMERLGAAREIVLSDPDVLGGAPIVRGTRVPVHDVAASVAAGLPMDRILAAYPSLDTDKIELAAIYAEANPARGRPRATDELPKGAVIVAERRVPRRRKAG
- a CDS encoding DUF5615 family PIN-like protein encodes the protein MKFLIDECLSPELTKLAHAKGHGESSHVVWLGRAGLKDWELKPIILDGDWTFVTKNSVDFRGPAERPGAKGQYADVTLHAGLVCLNGPPGMDLELQIELFEQALDELEVDADLVNRVLEITWEEDALHTRRYQLPAIES
- a CDS encoding restriction endonuclease subunit S, encoding MMEDRSPPVMLKNIAETLFMGVNVGRLPKTPQGAGTVPIIHVKDVIDGMLSAVDQLEQISFPDTPQNGRQRLRPADVLVSARGTLMKCAVVPQSHWGAVASANFIIVRLGQAAALRPELLWAYLRQPATHARILSRVTSTAQSALNIRDLEELPIPLPPNSIQSDLVRFITVAEEQYRTAVNCARLRQDEAMEMVAQYMSAAHAI
- a CDS encoding helix-turn-helix domain-containing protein, with amino-acid sequence MSDDTSTDDDEVTPKPAGKAKTTRQSEKKWGADVMALGFCVLPSLIFRAQRRLGLNPTQLAVLLQLADFWWDQGRKPFPKKADLADRLALSERQVQRHIADLEKAGFVKRIERKVSRRGKISNEYDLTGLVEKLKTLEPQFREVAEEAKARRKAVAKPGYRPAAKASPTTATT